A stretch of Salvelinus namaycush isolate Seneca chromosome 42, SaNama_1.0, whole genome shotgun sequence DNA encodes these proteins:
- the wu:fc21g02 gene encoding DNA-directed RNA polymerase II subunit RPB1: protein MMWSLWILLGTVLSVDGYVVPDLHKRLSHGRQLKIYLPKSAEKLEFTPAAEPLKTYQYWDRGSRSTRGKVSGTGTDRSWYLDQVTYKDQGTYVQRDYWNKEISSLKVAVTTRREYTKCVAGEELHISLEGIDQADATLSFSGANVNVTLVHDGAVVAQDLPDYWNRVKSLSTKISIQKVNTSDVGHYTLKDTRDRVVSIVRMELTDKHENEAGNPLMALLLLLGIPASICFCCRKRIFKNKSPDTTAIQLDNPETLHPPPGYNTPGGGVSPGPGVPTFYHGPGPDPNMGGYPQVYPPPNPGMPGQPQWTRPPPQPCFNPGYPPQDPMYPPAQPPQWNGPPPNQPQYNPGVPPMGYASVMYSAPSGKEEIKMENMSPADPLLAHPPPQVPPPASEALHSTDGAFQVNIDTGKNAPTNFL, encoded by the exons ATGATGTGGAGTCTTTGGATCCTGCTGGGCACTGTTCTCAGTGTGG ATGGCTACGTGGTGCCCGACCTGCACAAGCGTCTGTCCCACGGGCGTCAGCTGAAGATCTACCTCCCGAAGAGTGCTGAGAAGCTGGAGTTCACCCCTGCTGCAGAGCCCCTGAAGACATACCAGTACTGGGACCGTGGATCCCGGTCCACCAGGGGAAAAGTGTCTGGGACAGGAACCGACAGGAGCTGGTATCTGGACCAA GTGACTTACAAGGACCAGGGGACCTATGTCCAGAGAGACTACTGGAACAAGGAGATCTCCTCGCTCAAAGTGGCCGTGACCA CCAGGCGCGAGTACACAAAGTGCGTGGCGGGCGAGGAACTCCACATCTCATTGGAGGGCATCGACCAGGCCGACGCCACGCTCTCCTTCTCAGGCGCCAACGTCAACGTCACCCTGGTGCATGATGGGGCAGTGGTGGCCCAGGACCTCCCGGACTACTGGAACCGGGTCAAGTCCCTTTCCACCAAGATCAGCATCCAGAAGGTCAACACCTCGGACGTGGGCCACTACACGCTGAAGGACACGAGAGACCGGGTGGTCTCCATCGTCAGGATGGAACTCACCG ACAAACATGAGAATGAAGCAGGCAACCCCCTCATggccctcctcctcctgcttGGTATCCCCGCCAGTATCTGCTTCTGTTGCCGGAAGAGGATCTTCAAGAACAAATCCCCCGACACCACCGCCATCCAACTGGACAACCCCGAGACTCTGCACCCCCCTCCCGGCTACAACACGCCCGGAGGAGGGGTGTCCCCTGGACCTGGTGTCCCG ACGTTCTATCATGGCCCAGGCCCAGATCCTAACATG GGAGGTTACCCTCAGGTTTACCCTCCCCCCAACCCTGGGATGCCAGGCCAGCCTCAATGGACCAGACCCCCACCTCAACCA TGCTTCAACCCAGGCTACCCCCCCCAGGACCCTATGTACCCCCCTGCCCAGCCCCCACAGTggaatggcccaccacccaacCAGCCACAGTACAACCCTGGTGTTCCTCCGATG gggtaTGCGTCGGTGATGTACAGCGCCCCCTCAGGGAAGGAGGAGATAAAGATGGAGAACATGTCTCCTGCTGATCCCCTCCTTGCCCATCCACCACCCCAG GTCCCCCCGCCCGCCTCTGAAGCTCTGCACTCCACAGACGGAGCCTTCCAGGTCAACATTGACACAGGGAAAAACGCCCCCACCAACTTCCTGTAG